A section of the Maniola jurtina chromosome 28, ilManJurt1.1, whole genome shotgun sequence genome encodes:
- the LOC123879428 gene encoding uncharacterized protein LOC123879428 — protein sequence MLQYGFLLFGTYLTLSAQVHSFVLLTANVSDLKRIAQKFIPEVVVENIADIIYKASEDLAATNVSEENEENYNYKTRDKYASQKESESETSKDIEDPQSISDEVTTKPSIISIDSILKAFSSQGTNGKNKKSTKYKEPKLNINKDDVDSNPDNIKSKKLHHPKKTKSPKLLNKKPQIDESELSELPHVQSKSFTPSLDVFSDQNKSYNKKSEESKQYSDEDSQSDIALKIKPEKSKSKTEKRKSKSKHTNKAILRKHRAKSQRRHSKYDNSEDNTYKDSTRKSVTLTTSVQRNEFDQYVNLNYPKSELVATLDL from the exons ATGTTACAGTATGGATTTCTCTTGTTTG GTACATATTTAACACTGTCTGCACAAGTACATTCATTCGTGTTACTGACAGCTAATGTAAGCGACTTGAAACGAATCGCGCAGAAGTTTATACCGGAAGTGGTGGTCGAGAACATCGCGGATATAATATACAAAGCCTCCGAAGATTTAGCTG CTACCAACGTATCCGAAGAAAACGAAGAAAACTATAACTACAAGACTAGAGATAAATATGCAAGTCAAAAAGAATCAGAATCTGAAACCTCAAAAGATATAGAAGACCCACAGTCTATTAGCGATGAAGTGACCACAAAACCCTCTATCATTTCTATAGACTCGATACTTAAAGCTTTTTCATCTCAAGGTACCaatggtaaaaataaaaaatcaacaaaatataaggaaccaaaactaaatataaataaagacgACGTGGATTCAAATCCAGATAACATTAAATCCAAAAAACTCCATCATCCAAAGAAGACAAAATCACCAAAACTATTAAATAAGAAACCTCAAATCGATGAATCAGAGTTATCCGAACTCCCTCATGTACAGTCTAAATCATTTACTCCAAGTCTAGATGTATTTAGTGACCAAAATAAATCATATAACAAAAAATCTGAGGAGTCCAAACAATATTCTGATGAAGATTCACAAAGTGATATAGCTCTTAAAATCAAaccagaaaaatctaaatcaaaaacAGAGAAACGTAAATCTAAAAGTAAACATACTAATAAAGCTATTTTAAGGAAACATAGAGCTAAATCCCAAAGGAGGCATTCCAAATACGATAACAGTGAAGATAATACATATAAAGACAGTACGAGGAAATCAGTCACTTTGACCACTAGTGTACAAAGAAATGAATTTGACCAATACGTAAACTTGAATTATCCAAAATCGGAATTAGTTGCTACCTTGGACCTTTGA